In Acidimicrobiales bacterium, one genomic interval encodes:
- the hemG gene encoding protoporphyrinogen oxidase, translating into MVTPHVVVAGGGVTGLAAALDLVEAGAEVTLLEATDRLGGMLRTSPFAGRMVDEGADAFLVRTPAAVDLARRVGLGDGLVHPASRRAHVWHDGALRPLPPQVLGVPVDLEALAASGLLSPDGLARVRRDLTDPATPLPPGDVTIAEAVGSRLGPEALAHLVDPLVGGINAGSVERQSLAAVAPQLDAARRDPAHASLIEACRAHLARARAAGVDPEAPIFAAPSGGMARLPAAAAEVAAAIGRLEVRLGAGVVAVERGPAVVLADGTTVAADAVVLAAPAPAAAAALAGLVPEAAAVLAGIEHTSVAFVRLALDPTDIGQPLDGSGVLVPRAAGRVVTACSWASSKWAHLAPAAGDGTVVLRAAVGRDDDQGSLLLDDGDLVGAVVDDLTAVLALRGGPRATSVHRWDRAFPQMTPGHLDRVAGAEAALVAAAPAVALAGMYLRGVGIPASVASGRAAAARVLAATGG; encoded by the coding sequence GTGGTGACCCCGCACGTGGTGGTGGCCGGAGGGGGCGTCACCGGGCTGGCCGCGGCCCTGGACCTGGTCGAGGCGGGGGCCGAGGTCACCCTGCTGGAGGCCACCGACCGGCTGGGCGGCATGCTCCGCACCTCGCCCTTCGCCGGCCGCATGGTGGACGAGGGGGCCGACGCCTTCCTGGTCCGCACCCCGGCGGCGGTGGACCTGGCCCGCCGGGTGGGCCTGGGCGACGGGCTGGTCCACCCGGCCTCCCGCCGGGCCCACGTGTGGCACGACGGCGCCCTCCGCCCCCTGCCCCCCCAGGTGCTGGGCGTGCCGGTCGACCTGGAGGCCCTGGCCGCCTCCGGCCTCCTCTCCCCCGACGGGCTGGCCCGGGTGCGCCGCGACCTCACCGACCCGGCCACCCCCCTGCCCCCCGGCGACGTCACCATCGCCGAGGCGGTGGGGTCCCGGTTGGGTCCCGAGGCCCTGGCCCACCTGGTCGACCCGCTGGTCGGGGGCATCAACGCCGGCTCGGTCGAGCGGCAGAGCCTGGCCGCGGTGGCCCCCCAGCTCGACGCGGCGCGGCGCGACCCGGCCCACGCCAGCCTCATCGAGGCGTGCCGGGCCCACCTGGCCCGGGCTCGCGCCGCGGGGGTCGACCCCGAGGCCCCGATCTTCGCCGCCCCGTCCGGGGGGATGGCCCGCTTGCCGGCCGCGGCAGCCGAGGTGGCGGCGGCCATCGGGCGCCTGGAGGTGCGGCTCGGAGCCGGCGTGGTGGCGGTGGAGCGCGGCCCCGCCGTGGTCCTGGCCGACGGCACCACCGTCGCGGCCGACGCCGTGGTGCTGGCCGCTCCCGCCCCGGCCGCGGCGGCGGCCCTGGCCGGGCTGGTCCCCGAGGCGGCCGCCGTCCTGGCCGGCATCGAGCACACCTCGGTGGCCTTCGTGCGCCTCGCCCTGGACCCCACGGACATCGGCCAGCCCCTGGACGGCAGCGGGGTGCTCGTGCCCCGGGCCGCGGGCCGGGTGGTCACCGCCTGCTCGTGGGCCTCGTCCAAGTGGGCCCACCTGGCCCCGGCGGCCGGGGATGGCACCGTGGTGCTGCGGGCCGCGGTCGGGCGCGACGACGACCAGGGGTCGCTCCTGCTCGACGACGGCGACCTGGTGGGCGCCGTGGTCGACGACCTCACCGCCGTCCTCGCCCTCCGGGGCGGGCCTAGGGCGACGTCAGTGCATCGCTGGGACCGGGCCTTCCCCCAGATGACCCCCGGCCACCTGGACCGGGTGGCCGGAGCGGAGGCCGCCCTGGTCGCCGCCGCCCCCGCCGTGGCCCTGGCCGGCATGTACCTCCGGGGCGTGGGCATCCCGGCCTCGGTGGCCAGCGGCCGGGCCGCGGCGGCTCGGGTCCTGGCCGCGACCGGAGGCTGA